From the Deltaproteobacteria bacterium genome, the window TGGGCGGGATCGGGGGGCTCGTCGTGGGCGCGGTGAGCGTCGTCCAGGCCGCGCGCGCCCGGGGCCTCGGCCGCGGCGGCGCCGTCGCGGTGGGGGTGGGGGTGGTGTTCCTCGCCCTCGCGCTCCGCAGCGCGGGCGCGCCGAGGATCAACGACTTCACCACCGACCCGGCCAACCCGCCGGCGTTCACCCACGCCGCCACCCTGCCGCGCAACGCCGGGCGGGACATGAGCTATCCGAAGGCGTTCGCGGCGATCCAGCACGACTGCTGCGCCGACCTGCGCCCGGCCCGCGTCCGGACGGGCGCGCCCGAGGCCCTCGCGCGCGCCGAGGCCGTGGTGCGACAGATGGGCCTGACGGTGACCTGGCGCGACCCGTCCGCGGGACTCCTGGAGGCGATGGCGACCTCCCGCCTCTTCGGCTTCCACGACGACGTCGCCATCCGCGTCCGCCCGGAGGCCGACGGCACGAGCCGGGTCGACGTGCGCTCCAAGTCGCGTGACGGGCAGGGCGATCTCGGGGTGAACGCCGCCCGTATCAGGACCTTCGTCGGCGCCATCGAGGCCGCTGCGGCCACCCCTCCTTGACAGCCGAGAGGGTCCGAGGATAGCGAGGCGAACGATCGTTCGTCACCGCGCAGCCGCGCGGGGGAGAGGCCCATGACGCAGACGCGACTCGTGGGGGCGCTGCTCGCGGTCGGGCTCCTGGCCGGGGCGCCAGTCGCCGCGGAGCCGAAGGTCGGCAGCAGGCTCGATCAGAGCACCTGGGAGGAGGCCAAAGACCTCCTCGCGCCCGAGATCCTCGCCCACTACAAGGACGGTGTGTTCGCGGCGCCGATCGGCGAGATCAAGCCCGGCGACTACGCGCTCGACGACCGCTTCCACCAGGCCACCAAGGCGAACGCGGGCAAGTTCAAGCTCGACGAGCACGGCTCGCTGGTCGAGGTCGCCACCGGCAAGCCCCCCGAGTACAGCTTCGGCGGGCCCTTCCCGGACCTCGACCCCAAGGATCCGCAGGTCGCCACCAAGATCATCTGGAACTACGAGTACGCCTACTGGTCGAACGGCGACAACCGCTTGCAGGCGTACCTCATGTGGCTCGACGAGAAGTCCAAGTCCCCCGAGCGCTCCATCGCGGTCGACACGCGTGCCAAGGTGTTCGAGGGCAACCCGAACCGCGAGCCGAACCCGCAGCAGTTCAGCCGCCTCGACAAGAACTTCCTGGTCGAGCCCGCCGACCTGCACGGCAGCGCGACCCTCGGCTGGCGCTACAAGGACCCGACCACGCGCGATAAGCTGTGGGCCTACGTACCGGCGCTGCGCCGGGTGCGCGCCGTTTCGCCCGCCAACCGCTCCGACGGCATCTTCGGCTCCGAGATGACGCAGGACGACGGGTTCAACGGCTTCGACGCCAAGCCCGAGGAGTTCACCTACAAGCTCGTCGCGGTGAAGGACGAGTACCATTCGTTCTCGCCCGACGCGCT encodes:
- a CDS encoding DUF1499 domain-containing protein; translation: MDDARPRGGLRNVFGVIAGALFVVGPALAGLRLVPGIVGFGLFALGGIGGLVVGAVSVVQAARARGLGRGGAVAVGVGVVFLALALRSAGAPRINDFTTDPANPPAFTHAATLPRNAGRDMSYPKAFAAIQHDCCADLRPARVRTGAPEALARAEAVVRQMGLTVTWRDPSAGLLEAMATSRLFGFHDDVAIRVRPEADGTSRVDVRSKSRDGQGDLGVNAARIRTFVGAIEAAAATPP
- a CDS encoding DUF1329 domain-containing protein gives rise to the protein MTQTRLVGALLAVGLLAGAPVAAEPKVGSRLDQSTWEEAKDLLAPEILAHYKDGVFAAPIGEIKPGDYALDDRFHQATKANAGKFKLDEHGSLVEVATGKPPEYSFGGPFPDLDPKDPQVATKIIWNYEYAYWSNGDNRLQAYLMWLDEKSKSPERSIAVDTRAKVFEGNPNREPNPQQFSRLDKNFLVEPADLHGSATLGWRYKDPTTRDKLWAYVPALRRVRAVSPANRSDGIFGSEMTQDDGFNGFDAKPEEFTYKLVAVKDEYHSFSPDALEGHIKLMPHPSGRGWVFETPIARYGFREPGWKGLPWMPLDNTLVKRPIWLIEAVPNDRYYLYGKLVFGIDRETYKVCNVVKYDWRGQAMGVFNRGIAFGRAPDGYRYVNITGGGRGGAYAENMKMRRATAADPSVPGTRGELDMHLPADGFQLENLAREGK